A window from Methanomicrobia archaeon encodes these proteins:
- a CDS encoding iron-sulfur cluster assembly scaffold protein translates to MEETIQKEEREIYTERTLEEAYNPKNVGELKNPDGAASITGPCGDTVQIHLAVKGDTIVASKFITDGCGASTACGSVITELAKGKTVEEASRIQDKDVLSVLGGLPEDNIHCALLAANTLRAALEDYKSKLSGEEERR, encoded by the coding sequence ATGGAAGAGACGATTCAGAAGGAAGAGCGAGAGATTTACACGGAAAGGACGCTTGAAGAGGCTTACAACCCGAAGAACGTGGGAGAGTTGAAGAATCCCGACGGTGCGGCCAGCATAACGGGTCCGTGCGGCGATACTGTGCAGATACACCTTGCAGTAAAAGGGGATACGATCGTGGCTAGCAAATTCATCACCGACGGCTGCGGCGCTTCAACAGCATGCGGCAGTGTCATTACCGAACTGGCGAAAGGAAAGACAGTAGAAGAAGCGTCAAGGATACAGGACAAGGACGTTCTGTCGGTTTTGGGCGGGTTGCCCGAGGATAATATTCATTGCGCTCTACTTGCCGCGAACACGCTCAGAGCGGCTCTGGAGGATTATAAGAGTAAGTTGAGTGGAGAAGAAGAGAGGAGGTAA
- a CDS encoding DUF5320 domain-containing protein, protein MGGNRRRNMYYLTGLPGWMRFGYSPGWIDRSPTGMPPGAQYLMQTGQMPQFASWMQQQTPVAPVAVAATAPIGMPAMPKEQEITMLESQAQMLGDQLEQIKKRLEELKK, encoded by the coding sequence ATGGGAGGAAATAGAAGGAGAAACATGTATTATCTAACTGGTTTGCCTGGGTGGATGCGGTTTGGCTACTCTCCCGGCTGGATAGATAGAAGTCCAACGGGAATGCCGCCAGGTGCGCAGTATCTTATGCAGACAGGCCAGATGCCGCAGTTTGCTTCCTGGATGCAGCAGCAAACGCCTGTTGCACCAGTAGCAGTAGCAGCGACAGCGCCAATAGGCATGCCTGCAATGCCGAAGGAGCAGGAGATCACAATGCTCGAATCACAGGCGCAGATGCTTGGTGACCAGTTAGAGCAGATAAAGAAGCGCTTGGAAGAGCTGAAGAAGTAA
- a CDS encoding NifB/NifX family molybdenum-iron cluster-binding protein, whose protein sequence is MKICVTATAGDLNAQVDPRFGRSQYFVIVDADTMAFEALPNEAMNAPGGAGIQAAQAMVNKGVDVVISGNMGPNAFQVLSTAGVKIATGAYGTVKEAVEMYKSGKLSETGTSTVAAHAGMGAGMGLGMGGGRGGGRGMGRGMGLGMQQPMPPQQPQQMPVEPKAKEDDVEQLSAVVESLEKSLEEVKKRIKELKKE, encoded by the coding sequence ATGAAGATTTGTGTAACAGCGACAGCGGGTGATTTGAATGCACAGGTAGACCCGCGATTTGGAAGGAGTCAATATTTCGTTATCGTTGATGCTGACACGATGGCGTTCGAAGCACTGCCAAACGAAGCCATGAACGCACCGGGAGGCGCGGGGATTCAAGCGGCGCAAGCAATGGTGAATAAAGGCGTGGACGTGGTCATTTCAGGTAACATGGGTCCCAATGCGTTTCAGGTGCTTTCGACTGCAGGCGTGAAAATCGCAACGGGCGCTTACGGCACGGTAAAAGAAGCGGTTGAGATGTATAAAAGCGGTAAGCTCAGTGAGACGGGAACTTCGACGGTTGCCGCTCATGCGGGTATGGGCGCAGGGATGGGCCTAGGCATGGGTGGAGGCCGAGGCGGCGGCAGAGGCATGGGCCGAGGTATGGGACTTGGCATGCAGCAACCAATGCCACCACAGCAACCGCAGCAAATGCCCGTCGAGCCGAAAGCAAAAGAAGATGACGTCGAGCAGCTATCAGCGGTGGTTGAGTCTTTGGAGAAGAGTTTGGAAGAAGTGAAGAAGCGGATAAAGGAACTGAAAAAGGAGTGA
- a CDS encoding Mrp/NBP35 family ATP-binding protein — MSTEKGIVEENKGEEKGKEQEGTVESRMAKVKYKIMVMSGKGGVGKTTVAANLAFALGMQGLDVGLMDADIHGPNVPKILGIEEKRPEVHEDKIYPVPVTPRLKAISIAFLLPSKNSSVIWRGPMKMNAIRQFLSGVEWGELDYMIVDLPPGTGDEPLSVVQLMKKVDGAIIVTTPQDLALLDSRKAVNFSEILKVPVIGVIENMSGFTCPHCGKEVNIFKYGGGERAAEELGVPFLGRVPLDPEMVEAADNGTPFVLHTGSQVSKAFEEIVKNVRAFVEGKKAKE; from the coding sequence ATGAGCACGGAAAAGGGAATAGTAGAGGAAAATAAAGGCGAAGAGAAGGGAAAAGAGCAAGAAGGGACGGTAGAGTCACGAATGGCAAAGGTAAAGTATAAGATAATGGTGATGAGCGGCAAGGGCGGCGTAGGAAAGACGACAGTAGCCGCGAATCTCGCGTTCGCTCTTGGTATGCAGGGTTTAGATGTAGGGTTGATGGATGCGGACATACACGGGCCGAATGTGCCGAAGATCTTGGGAATCGAGGAGAAGCGGCCGGAAGTACACGAAGATAAAATCTATCCGGTTCCCGTCACACCGCGACTGAAAGCGATTTCCATCGCGTTTTTACTTCCGAGTAAAAACTCTTCGGTTATCTGGCGTGGCCCGATGAAGATGAATGCGATACGACAATTTCTGTCCGGTGTGGAGTGGGGTGAGCTGGATTATATGATTGTGGATCTTCCGCCAGGGACAGGAGACGAGCCGCTCAGCGTTGTGCAACTGATGAAGAAGGTGGACGGCGCGATCATCGTCACAACACCGCAGGATCTGGCATTGCTTGACTCGCGGAAGGCAGTGAACTTCTCAGAGATCTTGAAAGTGCCCGTCATAGGCGTAATAGAGAATATGAGTGGTTTTACCTGTCCGCACTGTGGCAAAGAGGTAAACATCTTCAAGTACGGCGGAGGCGAGCGTGCGGCGGAGGAATTAGGTGTGCCGTTCCTCGGCAGGGTGCCACTTGATCCCGAGATGGTCGAAGCTGCGGACAATGGAACGCCCTTTGTGCTACACACGGGGTCGCAAGTGAGTAAGGCATTTGAAGAGATCGTGAAGAACGTGCGAGCGTTTGTGGAGGGTAAAAAAGCAAAGGAATAA
- a CDS encoding DUF134 domain-containing protein encodes MPGRRRCRCVGFEPLFLYFEPRFEPRGGDGDGGQDSELEESVLKVEELESIRLKDHLRLSQEEAAERMGVSQPTFHRIVSEAHRKIAEAFVEGKAIRIEGGNYILTKADDVQKPSPTVPVGYGRGRWCRRGGML; translated from the coding sequence ATGCCAGGGAGAAGACGATGCCGATGCGTGGGCTTTGAGCCGCTATTCCTCTACTTTGAGCCGCGGTTCGAGCCGCGTGGTGGAGATGGAGACGGAGGACAAGACTCAGAGCTAGAGGAGAGCGTATTGAAGGTGGAGGAGCTGGAGAGTATAAGACTGAAAGATCATCTTCGGCTGAGCCAAGAGGAAGCAGCAGAACGAATGGGTGTTTCGCAACCGACGTTCCACCGGATAGTAAGCGAAGCGCATCGGAAGATAGCCGAAGCCTTCGTCGAAGGTAAAGCTATTCGAATAGAGGGCGGTAATTACATACTGACCAAGGCTGATGACGTTCAAAAGCCTTCTCCTACGGTACCGGTTGGTTATGGAAGAGGAAGATGGTGCAGACGAGGAGGAATGCTTTAA
- a CDS encoding zf-TFIIB domain-containing protein: MPRKDELKNKEIECPKCWVTMRQEEVEVFGPNIIIDRCPECGGIWLDHGELNKLLKDRKLSNYLTKHIGTQSKSKLVCPRCGWLMDIETAEDVEVDVCLKCGGVWLDAGELEKLREISDAGFEGDELAKAEERWEELRQKDRESVLLGLFSRLSRR; encoded by the coding sequence ATGCCACGAAAAGACGAGTTAAAGAATAAGGAGATCGAATGCCCGAAATGCTGGGTCACGATGCGCCAGGAGGAAGTCGAGGTCTTCGGTCCGAACATCATCATCGACCGCTGTCCCGAGTGTGGCGGAATCTGGTTGGATCACGGTGAATTGAACAAGCTGTTAAAAGACAGGAAACTCTCGAATTATCTGACCAAGCACATTGGTACTCAGAGCAAGAGCAAACTGGTATGTCCCCGATGCGGGTGGTTGATGGACATCGAGACCGCAGAAGACGTAGAAGTCGATGTTTGTTTGAAATGCGGCGGGGTCTGGCTCGATGCGGGTGAGCTGGAGAAGTTGCGGGAGATCTCGGATGCCGGCTTTGAAGGTGATGAACTCGCGAAGGCAGAAGAGCGGTGGGAAGAGCTGAGACAAAAGGATCGTGAATCGGTGCTTCTAGGACTCTTCAGTCGATTATCGCGACGGTGA
- a CDS encoding phosphopantothenate/pantothenate synthetase — protein sequence MFRVPESHPRYKSLVKRERIVEGIEAGITSRQGLIAHGRGEAFDYLLGERTLPSVMRATEAAAALLLRAKKPVISVNGNVAALVPEQVIELSELLNAPLEVNIFYWTEERVRKIKEHLERHGATNVLGVKADARIPGIEHARARVDADGIYDADAVLTPLEDGDRCEALIAMGKKVVTIDLNPVSRTSRHATVSIVDDIERALDNLISIVKAGAGTVESAEDYDNIQNLKAVIKEIVERLKDEELKE from the coding sequence ATGTTTCGAGTTCCAGAGTCACATCCCCGGTACAAATCGTTAGTGAAGCGTGAAAGGATCGTTGAAGGTATAGAGGCAGGTATAACCAGCAGGCAAGGCTTGATCGCGCACGGTCGTGGCGAAGCGTTCGATTATCTGCTCGGTGAACGAACGTTACCGTCTGTGATGCGGGCGACGGAAGCAGCCGCTGCTTTACTGCTCCGAGCAAAGAAGCCTGTAATCTCCGTGAATGGCAACGTCGCGGCGCTGGTGCCTGAACAGGTGATCGAGCTGAGCGAGTTGCTGAACGCGCCGCTGGAGGTCAACATCTTTTACTGGACTGAGGAGCGCGTGCGGAAGATAAAGGAGCACCTAGAGCGGCACGGCGCTACGAACGTGCTGGGTGTGAAAGCAGATGCGAGAATACCTGGCATAGAGCACGCACGAGCACGCGTCGACGCTGATGGTATTTACGATGCGGACGCAGTTCTGACGCCGTTAGAAGACGGTGATCGGTGCGAAGCCTTAATCGCGATGGGTAAGAAGGTAGTGACCATCGATTTGAATCCGGTATCGAGAACGTCTCGGCATGCGACCGTAAGCATTGTGGACGATATAGAACGCGCTCTGGACAACCTGATTTCGATAGTTAAGGCTGGCGCTGGCACGGTAGAATCAGCAGAGGATTACGATAATATACAGAATTTAAAGGCGGTTATAAAGGAGATTGTGGAACGGTTGAAGGACGAGGAGTTAAAGGAGTAG
- a CDS encoding DNA-binding protein has protein sequence MAGDEAELEALRRRKLEQLQQEHAGAAAEEQKRQELEEAKKNIIRQILTSEARERLNTIRMAKPELAELLENQLIALAQTGRLKSMITDAQFKEILKQITPKKREITIKRI, from the coding sequence ATGGCCGGTGATGAAGCGGAGTTAGAAGCGTTACGGAGGCGCAAGCTTGAGCAATTGCAACAGGAGCACGCAGGGGCTGCAGCGGAGGAGCAGAAGCGCCAGGAGCTCGAAGAGGCAAAGAAGAACATCATCCGGCAAATTCTCACTTCCGAGGCACGAGAGCGGTTGAATACCATTCGCATGGCAAAGCCTGAACTGGCCGAGCTGTTGGAGAATCAGCTCATTGCATTAGCGCAGACGGGGCGATTAAAGAGCATGATCACCGATGCGCAATTTAAAGAGATTCTGAAGCAGATAACGCCGAAGAAGCGTGAAATTACCATTAAACGGATATAA
- a CDS encoding 30S ribosomal protein S19e: protein MTTVYDVPPDKLVKMAGEKLKKNKAISLPKWGLDVKKGAHKELPPENEDWWWVRCASVLRQIYLHGPVGVARLRTYYGGRVRRGTKKERFREASGKIIREVLMQLERAEYVTKTKRGRKISPKGQKFLDNTAHELKLMHAEPKED from the coding sequence ATGACGACAGTATACGATGTGCCACCGGATAAACTGGTAAAGATGGCCGGGGAGAAGTTGAAAAAGAATAAAGCGATTTCTCTGCCTAAGTGGGGCTTGGATGTCAAGAAAGGCGCGCATAAAGAGTTACCGCCAGAGAATGAAGACTGGTGGTGGGTGCGATGCGCGTCCGTGCTCCGGCAGATCTATCTCCACGGGCCGGTCGGAGTGGCAAGGCTGCGCACCTATTACGGTGGAAGAGTGCGAAGGGGTACGAAGAAGGAGCGGTTCCGAGAAGCGTCGGGTAAGATAATTCGCGAAGTGCTTATGCAGTTAGAACGAGCGGAGTACGTAACGAAGACGAAGAGAGGTCGGAAGATCTCGCCGAAGGGCCAGAAGTTCCTTGACAACACTGCGCACGAGCTGAAGCTTATGCACGCTGAACCGAAGGAAGATTAA
- the gatB gene encoding Asp-tRNA(Asn)/Glu-tRNA(Gln) amidotransferase subunit GatB yields MEVKIGLECHAQLLTKSKLFCPCSTDYHNAEPNTHVCATCLGLPGALPVVNRRAVRYGIKIALALGCSVQSDIIFYRKNYYYPDLPRGFQITQYDFPIAFGGLVRIESEDSDGNGGKEREIRITRVHMEEDPGRLVYKGTIDTASYALVDYNRSGMPLVEIVTEPDLRSPKEARIYLNKLRSILEYLDVFDGDLEGAMRVDANISIEGGERAEIKNISSFKGVERALLFEITRQKNMLRRGLTVQQETRHYDEVRGITLSMRTKEFEHDYRYFPEPDLVPIRIAPYVDGVRQEIPELPDEKKLRFAQHYGITREHANSLTYDLHTADFFEAVAAKIDPKLSATWIADVLKGELNYRSLSMKDALAMISPYNFVAILTYLKTGMITERGATEIIRETLDHGGTPKEIIARKGLGSIGLDAIETAIEAVLKEHASAVQDYRAGKKEVLNFLVGQVMKQTRGRSEPKIVRNMLIEALYKKVIDDATKRYYEPF; encoded by the coding sequence ATGGAGGTAAAAATCGGTTTAGAATGTCATGCACAACTTCTCACGAAGTCGAAATTATTCTGCCCTTGCTCTACCGATTATCATAACGCCGAGCCGAATACGCACGTCTGTGCCACCTGTTTGGGCTTACCCGGTGCGCTACCCGTGGTTAACCGGCGTGCAGTACGCTACGGCATAAAAATCGCGCTCGCTTTAGGCTGCTCCGTGCAGTCCGACATCATCTTCTACCGGAAGAATTATTACTATCCTGACCTCCCACGCGGGTTCCAGATTACGCAGTATGATTTCCCCATTGCGTTTGGTGGCCTGGTGCGCATAGAGAGCGAAGACAGTGATGGCAACGGCGGAAAAGAGCGCGAGATCCGAATCACGCGAGTGCACATGGAGGAAGACCCCGGCAGGCTGGTGTACAAGGGAACGATCGATACGGCGAGCTACGCGCTCGTTGATTATAATCGGTCAGGAATGCCGCTGGTGGAGATCGTTACGGAGCCCGATCTCAGGTCGCCGAAGGAGGCTCGCATATACCTGAACAAGCTGCGGAGTATTCTGGAGTACCTGGACGTATTTGACGGCGATTTAGAAGGTGCGATGCGTGTGGACGCGAACATCTCGATCGAGGGCGGCGAACGTGCGGAAATAAAGAACATCTCGTCGTTTAAAGGCGTGGAGCGCGCTCTGCTCTTCGAGATAACGCGGCAGAAGAATATGCTGCGACGCGGGCTCACCGTACAGCAGGAGACGCGGCATTACGATGAAGTGCGCGGCATCACGCTTTCGATGCGCACGAAGGAGTTCGAGCACGACTACCGCTATTTCCCGGAGCCCGACCTCGTGCCGATTCGCATTGCGCCCTATGTCGATGGAGTGCGGCAGGAGATCCCGGAACTACCGGACGAAAAGAAGCTGCGGTTCGCACAGCACTATGGCATAACGCGAGAGCATGCGAATTCGCTCACCTACGATCTCCATACCGCGGACTTTTTTGAAGCGGTAGCGGCGAAGATCGATCCGAAACTGAGTGCGACCTGGATTGCGGACGTTTTGAAAGGTGAGTTGAATTATCGCTCCCTGTCCATGAAGGATGCATTGGCAATGATCTCACCCTACAATTTTGTCGCTATTTTAACCTATTTGAAAACGGGCATGATCACCGAACGGGGCGCGACGGAGATCATTCGGGAGACGCTCGATCACGGCGGTACGCCCAAGGAGATTATAGCGCGGAAAGGGCTGGGCAGTATCGGGCTGGACGCGATTGAAACGGCGATTGAAGCAGTGCTTAAGGAGCATGCAAGTGCCGTTCAGGATTACCGAGCGGGCAAAAAAGAAGTATTGAATTTCCTCGTCGGGCAGGTGATGAAGCAGACCCGAGGTAGATCGGAACCAAAAATAGTTCGTAATATGCTGATAGAGGCGTTATATAAGAAGGTAATAGACGATGCGACTAAGAGGTATTATGAACCTTTTTGA
- the cofG gene encoding 7,8-didemethyl-8-hydroxy-5-deazariboflavin synthase subunit CofG — protein MTRKYVTFSKNIFIPVTNVCRNACDYCVFRARSRNDAYVTTVSDFVTVVLNKGAATEALFSGGENPEDAALSSFFNDRVTREGFSSLVAYTKHLCELAIQHGLLPHCNLGVLSREELLELKDVNASMGLMLETTAELEAHRNSPGKDSALRLQMIEEAGKLKIPFTTGILIGIGESNEDRIRSLEAIASVHKQYGHIQEVIIQPFLPKPRTAMWETPSPSFEVIKETVRAARSLLPDDIAIQVPPNLTSPKELIELGASDLGGISERTIDYINPEAPWPREEELRHKIAPFELRERLPIYPQYIQKGWYSDRLKPLIERYADEAGFRVQKGS, from the coding sequence ATGACTCGCAAGTACGTAACCTTCTCGAAGAACATTTTCATACCGGTGACGAACGTCTGCAGAAACGCCTGCGACTACTGTGTTTTTCGAGCGCGCAGCCGCAACGATGCGTACGTCACCACGGTATCTGACTTTGTAACCGTTGTGCTGAACAAAGGCGCGGCGACCGAGGCTCTTTTCTCCGGGGGTGAGAATCCCGAAGACGCAGCTCTTTCCTCGTTCTTTAACGACCGCGTTACCAGAGAGGGTTTTTCATCGCTCGTTGCATACACGAAGCATCTCTGTGAACTCGCGATACAGCACGGGTTACTGCCACACTGCAATTTGGGCGTGTTGAGCCGGGAAGAGCTCCTTGAATTAAAAGACGTGAACGCCTCGATGGGCCTGATGCTCGAAACCACTGCAGAGTTGGAGGCGCACAGGAACTCGCCAGGTAAAGACTCCGCATTGCGTTTACAGATGATCGAAGAGGCTGGCAAACTAAAAATACCGTTCACCACTGGCATTTTAATCGGGATCGGCGAGAGCAACGAAGATCGTATCCGCTCGTTAGAAGCTATTGCATCGGTACACAAGCAGTACGGGCATATCCAGGAAGTTATTATCCAGCCGTTCTTACCGAAGCCGAGAACGGCGATGTGGGAGACACCCTCACCGTCGTTTGAGGTGATAAAAGAGACGGTGCGTGCAGCGCGCTCACTATTGCCCGATGATATTGCGATTCAGGTGCCGCCGAACTTAACCTCACCGAAAGAATTGATCGAGCTGGGTGCATCGGACCTCGGCGGCATCTCGGAACGGACGATTGATTACATCAATCCAGAAGCGCCTTGGCCCCGAGAGGAAGAACTCAGACATAAAATCGCACCGTTTGAGTTACGGGAGCGGCTGCCGATTTATCCACAATATATCCAGAAGGGCTGGTACAGCGACCGATTAAAGCCGCTGATCGAGCGGTATGCGGATGAAGCTGGATTTCGTGTTCAAAAAGGTTCATAA
- a CDS encoding ribose-phosphate diphosphokinase yields the protein MKIIPGVTTQVLAARIAAELGGNASLCEFKKFPDGELYTRVVDEIKDEEVTIVQSLMADYGLISLLQLIDAVEEAHKTTVVIPYLGYARQDKRFKPGEAISSRAIARGISFAGIVDKIYVVNVHNRAVLQYFDVDAKELDAAPLIGDYIARKKIVKPVIIGPDEGARELAKAVAAPHGFEYDVLEKKRISGEEVQIKPKELSVEGKNVVIVDDIISTGGTIAEAAAMLKARDANDIYVACIHGLFAQNATLRILNAGVKSIIATDTIQSIFSEISVAKMIADELAK from the coding sequence ATGAAAATAATACCCGGAGTAACCACGCAGGTTTTGGCTGCGCGCATTGCGGCGGAACTGGGCGGAAACGCCTCATTATGCGAGTTCAAGAAGTTCCCCGACGGGGAGTTGTATACGCGTGTGGTGGACGAGATAAAAGACGAGGAAGTAACGATTGTGCAGAGCCTCATGGCAGATTACGGCTTGATCTCCCTGTTGCAATTGATCGACGCCGTAGAAGAGGCACATAAAACGACCGTGGTCATTCCCTATTTGGGCTATGCACGGCAGGATAAGCGATTTAAACCCGGTGAAGCGATTAGCTCACGGGCAATCGCACGCGGCATCAGCTTTGCCGGCATCGTTGATAAGATCTACGTGGTGAACGTGCATAATCGGGCGGTGTTGCAGTATTTCGATGTCGATGCGAAGGAGCTCGATGCCGCCCCGTTAATTGGCGATTACATCGCGAGGAAGAAGATCGTAAAGCCCGTGATCATCGGACCTGACGAGGGTGCACGCGAGTTAGCAAAGGCAGTTGCTGCGCCGCACGGCTTCGAGTATGACGTGCTGGAGAAGAAACGGATTAGCGGCGAGGAAGTGCAGATAAAGCCAAAAGAGTTGAGCGTGGAAGGCAAGAACGTGGTCATTGTGGACGACATCATCTCCACGGGCGGCACAATCGCAGAAGCGGCGGCTATGCTCAAAGCACGAGATGCCAACGATATTTACGTCGCGTGCATTCACGGCCTGTTCGCGCAAAATGCCACCCTCCGCATACTCAATGCGGGTGTCAAGAGCATCATCGCAACCGACACCATACAATCCATCTTCAGCGAGATAAGCGTCGCGAAGATGATCGCCGACGAATTAGCCAAGTGA
- a CDS encoding preprotein translocase subunit SecY (Sec61alpha; forms heterotrimeric complex in the membrane; in archaea the complex is similar to the eukaryotic complex and consists of Sec61alpha which forms the channel pore and Sec61gamma and Sec61beta; the beta subunit is not essential), whose product MPIIHASIMLQIVAGPKLLKLDLTNPKDQAFYVNLQKLLVLCFVVFASFTYTRGFYLPNQDIADLIGVSLRFISFLLFLQVFVGGMLIYYMEEVVSRWGIGSGVGLFIVAGVSEQLITGLFNGVHDQSGWAIGGIPRGIELIGQGQGIAQGIAENDMVILFQHHLIALITTIAVFFSLIYLMSARIELKIQNRSKRAGYRCKIRIPVTFVHFTYAIAVPLVFLNLGRILPGVIQSLGRLLYSHGITVLGTYDGNIPVSGLMYYLDPIYSSWDWYPPLVYSTYPNVAYWQIAARIVIGLLIVVIGSMISAFIWVKLTPGTEMRDIRRLIRNSGRSIRSYRRSEKAIKRAVDRYTLKIAMLSSAILGALLVIGNILGTVGAVGAGYLILAVGICLRNLRRPRCGCL is encoded by the coding sequence ATGCCGATTATACATGCTTCGATTATGTTACAGATCGTAGCAGGTCCAAAATTGCTGAAACTTGACTTAACCAATCCCAAGGACCAGGCGTTTTATGTGAACCTTCAGAAACTGCTCGTTCTCTGCTTTGTTGTTTTTGCAAGTTTCACCTACACGAGGGGTTTTTACCTGCCCAATCAGGATATTGCAGACTTAATCGGAGTATCTTTGCGTTTCATCTCATTCTTGCTCTTCCTTCAGGTTTTTGTCGGAGGGATGCTCATCTATTACATGGAAGAAGTGGTATCGCGATGGGGAATCGGATCAGGTGTGGGTCTTTTCATCGTTGCGGGCGTTTCGGAACAACTAATTACAGGGCTCTTTAATGGGGTGCATGACCAAAGCGGTTGGGCAATTGGTGGCATTCCCCGCGGGATTGAACTTATAGGTCAAGGGCAAGGAATAGCACAGGGGATAGCGGAGAACGACATGGTGATCCTTTTCCAGCATCACCTAATAGCGCTTATTACCACCATCGCGGTGTTCTTCAGCCTCATTTATTTGATGAGTGCCCGTATAGAACTGAAAATACAAAACCGATCGAAAAGGGCAGGTTACCGATGCAAAATCCGAATCCCAGTTACGTTTGTGCACTTCACTTACGCAATTGCTGTCCCACTCGTATTTTTGAATTTAGGGCGAATACTGCCAGGAGTTATACAAAGTCTTGGAAGACTACTTTATTCTCACGGAATTACTGTTCTTGGAACATATGACGGAAACATCCCGGTTTCCGGCTTGATGTATTATCTCGATCCCATTTACAGCTCGTGGGACTGGTATCCACCTTTAGTGTACAGCACGTATCCGAACGTTGCGTATTGGCAAATTGCAGCAAGGATAGTAATAGGCCTATTGATTGTGGTGATTGGTTCAATGATCTCCGCTTTTATCTGGGTGAAATTAACACCGGGCACAGAAATGCGAGACATAAGACGATTAATTCGCAATTCTGGTCGTTCAATTCGCAGCTATAGAAGGAGTGAAAAAGCGATAAAGAGAGCGGTGGATAGATACACGCTAAAGATTGCGATGCTGAGTAGTGCTATCTTAGGCGCTTTGCTGGTGATCGGAAATATTCTGGGCACAGTTGGTGCGGTAGGTGCAGGGTATCTTATCCTGGCTGTGGGTATTTGTTTACGGAACTTACGAAGACCGCGTTGCGGATGCCTTTAG